The Gloeomargarita lithophora Alchichica-D10 genomic sequence ATTCAGCAGGGGTTGGAGCGGTTGGGGGAATGCTTGGCGCAACCGGTGGGGGATTGGGTCGCCGAAGTCACCGGTCAGTTGGAAGTGTTTGCCAATTTGGGGGAATTGTTGAATTTATCGGGCTGGCGGGCGGTTTGTGAAGCGGGATCAACGGCACTGGCACAGCATCCTGACCAGGCCATCGCCATTACTCAGGTACTCCTGCGGGATTTGCGCCAAGGGTACGCTCAGGTCATGGGGGGTGAACGGGAATATGGGGGGGCAGTTAGCCCAGAATTGCAAGCCTTTTTAGCAGAAAATGTACCATTATTTGCAGTACCAGAATCTCAACCAGAATCAACGACCCCAGAGCCACCCACCCAGGTTTTAACCCAAGCAAATATCAGTACATTATTTGACCAACTACCCCCGGCGATGGATGGTATTGCCCCTCCGCCCGTTGCACCTGTCACCCCAAAAGTTGCGGAAACCCAACCGCAGGCGGGACGGGGAGCCATTGTGCGGGTAGAAGTCAGCCGTTTGGAGCGGTTGAATAATTTAATTGGGGAATTGGTGATTCAAGAAAACGGTTCTTTTTTATATCAACAACAGCTACAAAAACTGGTGCAAACCTTTGGGCAACGGTTAAATAAATTTGAAACCATCGGTCAGATGTTAGAAGATACCGCTGACCAATTAACATTAACCACCAACTCAATTAACGCTCCAAATAGTGAATTTGACCCCCTACAAATGGATTCGTACAATCAACTATACACCTGGGTACAAACGGTGATCGAAGAAATCGCCCAGGTGGGAGAAGTCCTGCGGGATATGGGTTTGATTACCCAGCAGTCCCAGGAAAATTTGCGTAAAAAGCAACAAACCCTCAAACAAATTCGGGGGGATTTGCTTTGGATTCGCATGGTGCCCTTGCAGGAAGTGCTACAGAGGTTTCCCCGCATGGTACGGGATTTGTGCGTGCAGCATCACAAGCAAGTAGAAGTGCGCTTAATGGGAGCCAATACCCTGGTGGATAAAGCGGTTTTAGAAAAGCTAACCGACCCTTTAGTGCATTTAGTTCGGAATGCCTTTGATCATGGAATTGAATCCCCACAAATTCGCAGTCAACAGGGCAAAAATCCCGCAGGTGAAATTCAAATTCAAGCCTATTATCGGGGGAATCAAACCTATATTACGGTCGGGGATGATGGGCAAGGGGTTAACCTAGAACGGGTACGGCAAAAAGCGATGGAAAAGCAGATTTTCACCCCGGAGCAGGGTTCCCATGCCAGTCAGACAGAACTGTTAAATTGCTTGTTTACGCCGGGATTTTCGACCGCCGCTACCGTGAGTGATTTGTCCGGGCGGGGGGTGGGTTTAGATGTGGTGCGCCTGCAAATTCAAGAACTCAAAGGCACAGTTCACATTCAGACGGAACCGGGGCAGGGGACGACGTTTACGATTCGTTTACCCCTGACTTTGACCATTACCAAATTACTGGTTTTCAGTTTGGAACGCCGGTGGTTTGCCCTGGCGGTGGATAGCTTGGCGGCGATTGTGACGGTAAATGAGGCGGCGGTGGTGACCATGCAGGGGCGGCAGTTGTACCGGTGGCAGGGGCGGTTGGTGCCCATGATTCCGCCGTCGGTGCTGGAGTATCGTTATCCCGTGCGGTGGGCGGCTGGGGAGGGGGCGGGCTTGACCCTACCGGCGGGACAGGGGCGACCTTTGTTGTTATTAAGTGTAAATAATGAAATTTATGGTCTGGAAATTGACCAGATTTTGTTAGAACAAGATTTAGTTATTAAACCCTTTAGTGGACTGCTTGCGCCCCCGGATTATCTTTATGGCTGTACGATTTTGGGGGATGGTCGTCTGGTGCCGGTGCTGGATGGAATCGGGTTAGTCAACCATTGGTTACGCACGCCGGAAGTGGGGGCGGTGGTGGCAAAAGCACCCATTCAAAATGTACAGCAAACGGAAATTTTAGTGGTGGATGATTCCCTGACAATTCGGGGGACGCTGGGGAAAATGTTGACCAAACATGGTTATCGGGTGCATACCGCCGCCGATGGTCGGGAAGCCCTGGAATTATTAGCCCAAAATCCCCAAATTCAGGCTATATTTTCCGATGTAGAAATGCCCCGCATGAATGGCTTTGAATTTCTCAGTGCCTGTCGTCAAGACCAGCGTTATCAGAGCTTACCGATTATTATGCTCACCTCACGGGCGGGGGAAAAACACCAAAAGATGGCGCAGAATTTGGGTTGTAGTGCCTATCTCACCAAGCCTTACCTGGAACCGGATTTGCTGGCAACGCTCCAGAAATTTGTTTAATCCCAGGAAAATTACAGTTACAGCGTTTTTTTAGTAGATGACATACCGACTCAATGCTAAAGCACCTGTAAAATAAGGGACTTAAGCCCCTTGCCCGTACCCCGTCAGCGTGAAAATTACAGTTAATTGCATTCTGGTTATCGCCCCTTGCCAGATAAGATGTCTCCCCATAAGATAAATTCAGGTGAGGGATAAACCTAATTCCTGTGGTGTAACAGTGTAAGGAGTTTGATATGCGCCAGCTACTGTACGGTACGGTTTTAGGTAGCTTTATTGTTCTACAGGGCAGCGTAGGGTTAGCCCAACGGATTACCCCAGCGAGTGATGGCACCGGCACGCAGATAAATCGTTATGGCAACCGCACCGACATCACGGGTGGACAGCGGGCGGGGCGCAATTTATTTCATAGCTTTGGGCAATTTAATGTAGATGCGGGGAATATCGCCAATTTTTTGGCCGCCCCCAATTTGCAAAATATCCTGGCGCGGGTGACGGGGGGTTCCGCTTCCTATATCAATGGCGTGATTCAAGTGACGGGCGGCAATCCCAATTTGTACTTGATGAACCCGGCGGGGATTGTGTTTGGGCAAGGGGCGAGTTTGAATGTGCCCGCTTCGTTTACGGCGACTACGGCGGATAGGATCATGTTTCCCGGCGGTAGTTTTAATGCCAGCGGCGTGAATAACTACAGCCAACTGGCGGGGGAACCGATTGGGTTTGCCTTTGACCGCAAAGACCCGGCAGCGATTATCAATGAAGGCAAATTAAGCGTCAATCCGGGGCAAAGTGTGAGTTTGGTTGCCGGTCAAGTGATTAATACGGGGACGGTGCAGGCACCGGGGGGGAATATCACCATTGCCGCCGTGCCGGGAGAAAATCTAGTGCGGTTGTCCCAAACCGGGCAGTTGTTAAGTTTAGAATTTAACCCCCAACAGGCCGCCCAGATGATGGACAACCAGGGGAATATCCCCACCACTCGTTTGCCGGAGTTGCTCACCGGGGGCGGGGTGACAACGGTTACCCAAAATAACAATGGCACGGTGAGTGTGGCGGGTGCCAATTTGCAAATTCCTACGACTACAGGAACCACAATTGTTTCGGGTGTATTAGACGTTTCTAGTGCCAGTCAAACCGGTGGCAACGTGGGGGTATTTGGCACCCAAATCGCTTTAGCAAACAGTGAAATTAACGCTTCAGGATTTACGGGGGGCGGTGAGATTTTGGTGGGGGGTGAATTTCAGGGTAAAGGCACACAGCCCAATGCCCAATATACGTTTGTCAGTAAAGACTCCAAATTGACTGCCGATGCGATTAGCTCTGGCAATGGCGGGCGAGTGATTGTGTGGGCGGATAAGGCCACGGATTTTCGGGGAACGATCACCGCCAAGGGGGGACAGAACGGTGGGGATGGGGGATTTGTGGAAGTATCGGGGAAAGAGAGCTTAGGGTTCACGGGGAATGTGAATACCTCCGCTCCCCAGGGCAAAAAAGGTACCCTCCTGCTCGACCCGGAGAATATTATTGTACTGGGGCTTGTTGGGGCTGATGATGCGGAATTGCCGGAGATTTTCTTTGACGACCGTCCGGGCGAAACCCTCACGATTGGGTCAAGCAATTTAATTGCCCAATTGTTTCTAAATGATGTGATTTTACAGGCCACCAATAATATCACTTTTAATGCTGATTTAGTGAGCACTTTTGGCGATACGACCCTATTTGCCGATGCGGGTAATACGATTACGGTGAATAATCAAATCTCTGGCTCTGGTCTTAGTCTGGATTTCTTTGCTGGTAATGCGATCAATGTCAATGCGTTGATTTCGCTATCCAATGGGGAGGTGAATTTGAGTGCCGGGAGTGTAAGTACCCAAAATATCTTCGCCACGGAAGGGATTTTTGTGGATGCGGGGGGGAGTATTAGCACCGGGAATTTGCAAACTTCCGGCGCAGATGTGATTCTATCGAGTGGGTCGGGTTTTATTGATCCGGGTAGCTTGAGTTTCAACTTTGGCGGTGGGGGCAATATCCAAACCGGCAATATCACCACATTTGGCGGAGATATTGAAATTGCTACGGGCGGGGGCACCATCAGCACGGGGATTTTGCGTTCGAGTGCTTCGTCTTCTGGGGATGCGGGCTTTATTGGTTTAATTGCGCCTGGGGATATTCAAACCGGTTTTATTCAAGCGGAAGCCCCCAATGGTTCGGGTGGGGATGTATTCATCATCAGTACGAACAATGTCCGTATTCAAGGGATGAGTTCTTTTGGATTTAGCATTAGTACCGCTGGGGGTGCCGGGGGTGGGGAGATTTTTATCCTGCATGGGGGGCAAAATTTCTTTACTATCGGTGATGCGAGTACCAACGGGACAACCGGGGCAATTACAACTGGACAATTTACCCTCTCGCCTTTTCAGCAGTTTTACACCCGATTTTTGGGTAATATCAGCATTGTTTCTTTATTTGATGGCGGCGTGGGAAGTGATTTATTTGGCACAGAATTTTATGGCCTCGATTTTGATTTGGGGTTAGATGCCATTGAGGATGTCGAGTTTGATGATTTAGATTTTAGCCGCTTAGATATTGCGGAAGCCTTGGGGGCGGGCGACTATGCGGCCATTTTGGCTTTAGATACCTTATTTGGCAATGAATTTAGCCGCTTTTTAGGGGTGAACTCGGTTAATGACTTAAATTCGGTAGAAGCGATTGGCAATATGCTCAGTCGTTTGGCGCAGGAAACCGGTAAAAAACCGGCAATTATCTATCTCATGGTGGATGAGCAGCAGTTGAGTATCGCCGCTGTCACGCCGGGGAGCCGTACCGGGGTGGCCGGGCCGGGGATTCTCAAGTTTGACCCCGGTTTGTTCTCTTCTACCCAGCCTTTGCAGTACCTTGCCCAGCAGGAGGCGAAAATTCAGCCGGTGGTGCGGGGGATTCCCGAAGCAAAACGAGCTAATCTCATGCCTGTCGTTGAGCGATTCCTAACTGCCCTCAAAGATCCGCGCCAGCGCACCAGTGATGCTTATCTAAAAGATGCCCAGCAGTTGTACCGGTGGCTGGTGGCTCCGATTGAAAGCGAACTGCAAGCCCAGGGGATTAATACCCTGATGTTCTCCATGGACGGTGGCCTGCGGTTATTGCCGGTGGCGGCGTTACATGATGGCAAGCAGTTTTTGGTAGAAAAATACAGCACCGCTCTGATTCCCAGCGTGAATTTAATTGATACCCGCTACCGGAATATCCGGGATACGCGGGTGTTGGCGATGGGTGCCGATACCTTCACCAATCAAACCCCCCTACCGGCGGTGCCGACGGAATTGAAAGTGATTTTAGAAGAATGGCCGGGGCAGTCGTTTTTGAATCAAGAATTTACCGTCCAACGCTTGACCCAGGAGCGGTTGCAGGGCGGTTATCCCATCATTCACTTGGCGACCCATGCGGATTTTGCCCCTGGACGGTTGACCAATTCCTACATTGAATTTGGCAACAGTCAACGTTTGAATTTACCCCAGGTGCGGGAACTGCCCCTGCGGGAACCGACTCCGGTGGAATTGTTTACCCTGAGTGCCTGTCGGACTTCCGTGGGGGATGTGAGTTCCGAGTTGGGATTTGCGGGTTTAGCGGTGCAGTCCGGGGTAAAAAGTGCAACCGCATCCCTGTGGTATGTGTCGGACGAGGGCACCCTGGCTCTGATGAGTGAGTTTTATAAAAATCTGCGCCAAGCCCCGATTAAAGCAGAAGCCCTGCGGCAGGCGCAAATTGCTATGTTACAGGGAAAAGTCACCATCAAAGGCGGTGAATTGCGGGGGGTGCGGGGTGGGATTCCGGTGCCGCCCGCAATTGCCCAACGGGGGGATCAGATTCTCAGCCATCCCTACTACTGGGCGGCGTTTACGATGATTGGAAGCCCGTGGTAGTGGGTATTTTAGCTGTGTGATGGGGAAGCCGGTGATGAGATTTGAACTCACGACCGCTCGATTACGAATCGAGTGCTCTACCACTGAGCTACACCGGCATTTAGAATACAAGAATATCAAAATTTAGCGGTAAAACGCATGGCGAACCGAGACGAGGAGCAGTTACTCCGGTTGCAGGCGGAAGCCCAGGCTCCCTACCGGGGTTTGCGGCAGTTTATTTATCTGGCCTTTGCCCTGTCCGGGTTGGCGGGGGCGTTTGTTTTTGCTACGGATGTGCTGGCGGGGGATGGGAATCTGCGTACTGGGTTGAATTTGCTTTTGCAGTTGGGGCTGGTGGGGGCGATGACCTGGCTCTGGCGCTGGGAGCAACGCCATGGTCAGCGGCACAAAGAACAAATGCGGCGGGATCGGTTAAGATAAGATTTACATAAATTCATCTGGGTGGATGGTTTGAGTGGATGCGGTAGCAACGATTTCCCAACCCATTGATTGTCCTCCATGGTTACAGGAACTAAACCGGCAGTCCAACCCGGACACGGTTTTGATGGTCAAAGCCTTTGAATTTGCGGAACGATTGCACCGGGGACAAAAGCGCAAATCCGGTGAGGATTATATTATTCATCCGGCGGCGGTGGCGGGGCTGTTGTGGGATTTGGGGGGGGATGCCCAGATGGTGTGCGCCGGTTTTTTGCATGACATTTTGGAGGATACCCAGGTGACGGCGGCCACCCTCACCCAGGAGTTTGGTTCCGAGGTGAGCCGCTTGGTGGAGGGGGTGACGAAGCTTTCTAAATTCAGTTTTTCCAGTAAGACCGAGCGGCAGGCGGAGAGTTTTCGGCGGATGTTTTTGGCGATGGCGCAGGATATTCGGGTGATTGTGGTCAAATTGGCCGACCGTTTACACAATATGCGGACATTGGAGTACCTATCTCCTGAGGCGCAACAACGGATCGCCCTGGAAACCTTGGATATTTTTGCCCCCTTGGCGAATCGGTTGGGAATTTGGCGCTTTAAGTGGGAATTGGAGGATTGTGCGTTTAAGTACCTGGAGCCGGAATCCTACCGGCAAATGCAGCAGTATGTGACGGAAAAACGGGCGGACCGGGAAGACCAAATCGAGCGGGTGGTGGGTCAGTTAGGGGGGCGTTTGCGGGAGGTGGGGATTGGGTCACAGGAAATTACGGGGCGACCGAAACACCTGTACGGCATTTTCCAAAAAATGCAACGCCAACAAAAGGAATTTCACGAAATTATGGATGTGGCCGCCGTGCGGATTATCGTGAATACAATGGATGAATGTTATCGGGCGTTGGCGGTAGTCCACAACAGTTTTACGCCGGTGCCGGGGCGGTTTAAGGATTATGTGGGTTTACCAAAACCCAACCATTACCAATCACTCCATACTGTGGTAATCGGGCCGCAGGGTAAACCCTTGGAGGTGCAAATTCGCACCCTGGCGATGCACTATGTGGCGGAGTACGGGATTGCCGCCCACTGGAAATATAAGGAAGCGGGCAGTGGTGCCAAAACCAAGGGAGCGGATGAACGGTTTACCTGGTTGCGGCAGTTGCTGGAGTGGCAACACGACCTGAAAGATGCCCAGGAGTACGTTGACAACGTTAGGGATAATTTTTTCGACCAGGAAGTCTATGTGTTTACCCCCAAGGGGGATGTGCTGGACTTGACGGCGGGGGCAACGCCGGTGGATTTTGCCTACCGGATTCATACGGAGGTGGGCAACCACTGTTGGGGGGCGCGGGTGAATGGGCGGTTGGTGCCCCTGCATACGCCCCTACGCAATGGGGATATTGTGGACATTCTCACGCGGGAAACGGCCCGCCCCAGCTTGGATTGGTTGAATTTTACCGTTACCAATACCGCCCGCAATCGCATCCGCCAGTGGTACAAAAAACTCAACCGGGAAGACCACATTGCCCAGGGGAAAGCCCTCTTGGAAACGGAATTGGGGCGTAGTGGGCTGGATAATTTACTCAAATCCGAGGTCATGGCGACGGTCGCCCAACGGTGCAATTATCCCCAGGTGGATGACCTGGTGGCCGCCCTAGGCTATGGGGAAGTGAGCTTGAACCAGGTGATTGGCCGCTGGCAGGAGGTGGTCAAGCAGCAAACCGAAGTGGCCGCCCCCGATGAATTGCCCCCCCTCGGCAAATCCACCAGCACCGGGGAAATTGCCGGACTCCAGGGGTTGGCGCACCATCTGGCGCAATGTTGCCACCCCATCCCGGATGAAGCAATTATCGGCGTGGTCACCTTGGGCGGGCGGGGGATTTCCATCCATCGCCAAGGCTGTGTCAATCTCAAAGCCATCCCGGTGGAACGGCTGTTGCCCGTGGGTTGGGCGGGGGTAACCACCAGCCAGGAGTACCAAACCTATCCCGCCCTGATTCAGGTGACGGTGATTGACCGGGTGGGGGTGCTCAAAGACATTCTCAGCCGCTTGAGTGACCAGCGGATCAACGTCAGCGATGTCCACATGACCACCCGTGCCAACCAAACGGCGGTGATTACCCTAAGGGTGGATGTGCAGAACCTGGCTCAGTTGGAAACCGCCCTCAGCCATGTCCGCAAAATCAGCGATGTTCTGCACCTGCACCGCCTGGGGCACGAAAGCAAACCGGATTAGCCAAACCAGTGGGATGGCTCCTGCCCGGCCACCATGACGCTGGGAATATGCTGGCGAATCCACTCACTCCGCAGTCGTAAAATATCCTGAATCCCCTGATGGAGCAGTTTCTCAATCTCTAAACGGCGTGCCGTGCAAGACCGCCGCCCCGACCACTCCCGCTCCATCGCCACATACATTCCCGCATTGGGTAAATGGTTGAGCACATAGGCCACCAACTCCTGCCGCAAATCGGGAATTGCAAAGGCTTGTTGATAAGGATAATGGGGATAGCTGTCCAACACCGCTTCCACTTCGCTGACGATCAACTGCTCATTCAGGTTCACCACTGTCTTCATCATGACCGGCACCCGCAACGAAAGTACCAGGGCAATGCCCTTCCGCTTCATCTTGGCATAGTATTAAGAAGACATTAAGAAAACCTCGTCCTCCCCAGCCAATTTTTTTTACGATAAAAAACTAGTCATAAAACCTTTTATATCCAGGGATTTAACGGAAATCAACGCAGTACATCAGCCTGATGTATGCCAAGACATATGCCAACCTTTTTACTTAAATTGTATTTACAAAAATGCCCCCTGTGCCCATGAAATACGCCCCGTTACCCAAATTTACATAAGCACAAATTTGTTTAGTAAACTTTAAGTAGTAGATTACGATTTTGCAATATGGATTATATTTGGCGGGGGTATCCCATTCGTTATCAACGGGCGGGGGCGGCGGGGGCGCCGGTGGTGTTGGTGCATGGGTTTGGGGCTTCGAGTGACCATTGGCGGCACAATTTGGCTGTGCTGGGGCAACATCACCAGGCGTTTGCCTTGGATTTGTTGGGCTTTGGCGGGTCGGCAAAACCCCTACCCGGAACCGATATTACCTACACCTTTGAAACGTGGGGGGCGTTGGTGGCGGATTTTATCCGGGAGGTGGTGGGGCAACCGGCGGCGGTGGCGGGCAATTCCATCGGTGGGATTGTGGCGTTGCAGGCGGCGGTGTTTGCTCCTGAGCGGGTAACCCAGGTGGCATTGCTCAACCCTTCTTTGCGTTTATTGCATCGGCGCAAACGTCAGGAGTTACCCTGGTATCGCCGTTGGGGGGCGCCCCTATTTCAAAATCTTTTGGGCTGGGAACCGTTTGGGGTGTGGTTTTTCCAGCGGTTGGCGCAACCAAGAGTGATTCGCCAGGTTTTACAGCAAGCCTATGCTCGCCGGAAATCAGTTACCGATGAATTGGTGCAATTACTATACAAACCCTCCCAAGACCCAGGGGCGGCGCAGGTGTTTCTGGCGTTTGTGCGCTACAGTGATGGGCCATTACTCGCAGATTTACTGCCCCAGGTGACCTGCCCGGTGTTGCTGGTTTGGGGGGAAGCTGACCCCTGGGAGCCATTAGCTCTGGGCAAAAATCTGGCGGCGCAATTCCCGCAGGTTATAGAATTTATCACCCTGCCCGGAGTCGGCCATTGTCCCCAGGATGAGGCTCCGGAGTTGGTCAATCCCCTGCTGTTGGCTTGGCTGAACGCTCAATCTTCACCGCTTGGCAAGGTTTGAATCCGTTGTTGGCGGCGGTTGACTGCCCGGTAAATCCGTTCGGCGACCCCCGGTAGATGCTGTTCAAATTCCAGCAAAAACCGTTCATCATCGGATTCATCCCCTGGGTCTTGGCCGGTGGCGAGGGTTTTTTGCAAACGGGGCAGGGCTTTCTCGTCCACAATTTTCACCAGGGCATCCAAACAGCGCAAAAACTGCCGCTCCGTGAGTAGGGAGTCCTCCAAGGGAAATTCAATCATGGCGCGCACTTCCCCGTCGCTGGGGTCGTATTCCCACTGCAACATTTTGGTTTCCCAGGAGATGGTGAGCAACGTCTGCAAAGCCGCTCCCAAATGCGGATGGTCTTTGAGGCCACTCACCACCTGGGGGGCATAAATTTTGAAAAACTCCCCCTCCTCCTCCAGGGCAATCACAATCAATAAGTTATCCAAATTCGTCGCCTGAACCCCAGTGACAACCCGACCCTCTTCAGTTCTGACATCGTAAACCCACCCCAGCCCATCCAGGTAGCTGACAATCTGCGCCAGCGTTGCCGCCATAAGCCCCCCACGACACGCAATAACCCTATTTTACCTCGATGTGACGGCCAGACACCGCTGAATGGCCTCCCGGTACTCACTTTTAGACTTTACCCCCCGCCATTCCTGGAGACGTTCCTTGCGCTGGAACAAATGCACCGTCGGCGTTCCCGTTACCCCGGCGGCTTCAGCAATCTCCGGGTCTTGGTCAATATCAATCAGGACAAAGTACATCTGGTCGGTAAATTCCTGCACCATTTTTTCCAGGATGGGCTTGAGGGAACGGCAGGGGCCACAACTGGGGGCTTTGTACATCACCAACAGGGGTTTTTCCGTGCTGTGGTAGAGCTTACGCAGGGCAAAACTCCCGGTTTGCATGGTTAAATGCGGGTTAAATTCTGCGCTTTTCTCAGGCACAGGATTGGCCGCCGCTGGGGTTACGGTGGCACTCACCGGGGCGGTAAATTCCTGAGCCAAATCCTGCTCCGCCAACCACCGTTCCGCCAAGAGCGCCGCCATACAGCCCGTCCCCGCCGCCGTGACTGCCTGCCGGTATTCATGATCCTGCACATCCCCGCAGGCAAATACCCCTGGGACGCTGGTGGCAACGGAACCCGGTCGGGTAACGACATAGCCCGTGGCATCCAGTTCAATCTGCCCCTGGAACAAATCCGTGTTGGGGGTATGCCCAATGGCGTAAAACAAGCCCCCCACCGCCAAATCCTGCTCCTGCTGGGTTTGCTTATTTCGCACCCGCACCCCGCTCAACGTGCCATTGCCAAATACATCCACCGCCTCCGTATGCCAATGCACCGTAATTTTGGCATGGCGCAACACCCGCTCCTGCATGGTCTTACTCGCCCGCAGCCGGTCAGAACGCACCAGCAAATGCACCTGGGCACCATACTTCGTCAAATAAACCGCCTCCTCGCAGGCCGTGTCCCCACCCCCAATCACCGCCAATTCCACCCCCCGAAACAGCGGTGAAGCCCCATCACAAATGGCACAGGCGGAGATGCCCAAATTCCAAAACTTCGCTTCCGAGGGCAGGTGCAACCGTTTGGCCGTCGCCCCCGTGGCAATAATCACCGTCTGCGCCCGCAGTTCCCGCTCCGCCGCTTGCAAAACAAAAGGCCGCTGGCGCAAATCCACGCGAATTACATCCTCCGGGATCAACTCCGCCCCCCAGCGTACCGCCTGCGCCTGCATCCGCTCCATCAACTCCGGCCCCGTCAATCCTGCGGGAAAGCCAGGAAAATTCTCCACCTCCGCCGTCGTCATCAACTGCCCCCCCGCTGGGCCACCCCGCTCAAACCCCGTAAATACCACCGGCTTGAGGTTGGCTCGCCCCGCATAAATCGCCGCCGTATAACCCGCCGGCCCGGAGCCAATGATCACCACATTTTCCACAACAGGGCTACCCATGCCAATTCAAACTCATAACGACTATGAGTAATAGTGTAAACGAAGGAGCAGGGCAGTGGCAAGGGAATGATTTAGGTTATGATAATGAAGCCAGTTTCGGGGCGTAGCGCAGCTTGGTAGCGCACCACTTTGGGGTAGTGGGGGTCGTGGGTTCAAATCCCGCCGCTCCGATAGGCTTTCTAAGCCCCTTTCACCCGCTAGACAACATATTTCACCGTTATTCCATTAGTACACAAGGTATTGATTAGAACTGATTTGGATGGTTTAGGATGGATTTGGATGAATAAAACTGGATCAGGCAATATGGAGCTTGTGCAGGCGGGGGGTAAGGGCAAGGTAGCGATTTACCGCCGGGACGGACTTTACTGGTTGCGGTGGAGCTACGGGGGCAAGCGGTACAGCTTGTCGGTGGGGCATTCCCAGACCAAGCCCGCCAGGGCATTAGCGGCCAAGATTGAAACCGACATGGCGGCGGGGCATTTTGATGCCACCCTGGAAACCGACAGGCCAAAAGTGGATCAAAAAGTGGATCAGGGCTTTGACGGCTTGCGTGGCGGAGCTATTCCAGTCTTAGGCACCCTGGAGCTATG encodes the following:
- a CDS encoding RelA/SpoT family protein, with the protein product MVKAFEFAERLHRGQKRKSGEDYIIHPAAVAGLLWDLGGDAQMVCAGFLHDILEDTQVTAATLTQEFGSEVSRLVEGVTKLSKFSFSSKTERQAESFRRMFLAMAQDIRVIVVKLADRLHNMRTLEYLSPEAQQRIALETLDIFAPLANRLGIWRFKWELEDCAFKYLEPESYRQMQQYVTEKRADREDQIERVVGQLGGRLREVGIGSQEITGRPKHLYGIFQKMQRQQKEFHEIMDVAAVRIIVNTMDECYRALAVVHNSFTPVPGRFKDYVGLPKPNHYQSLHTVVIGPQGKPLEVQIRTLAMHYVAEYGIAAHWKYKEAGSGAKTKGADERFTWLRQLLEWQHDLKDAQEYVDNVRDNFFDQEVYVFTPKGDVLDLTAGATPVDFAYRIHTEVGNHCWGARVNGRLVPLHTPLRNGDIVDILTRETARPSLDWLNFTVTNTARNRIRQWYKKLNREDHIAQGKALLETELGRSGLDNLLKSEVMATVAQRCNYPQVDDLVAALGYGEVSLNQVIGRWQEVVKQQTEVAAPDELPPLGKSTSTGEIAGLQGLAHHLAQCCHPIPDEAIIGVVTLGGRGISIHRQGCVNLKAIPVERLLPVGWAGVTTSQEYQTYPALIQVTVIDRVGVLKDILSRLSDQRINVSDVHMTTRANQTAVITLRVDVQNLAQLETALSHVRKISDVLHLHRLGHESKPD
- a CDS encoding late competence development ComFB family protein, which encodes MMKTVVNLNEQLIVSEVEAVLDSYPHYPYQQAFAIPDLRQELVAYVLNHLPNAGMYVAMEREWSGRRSCTARRLEIEKLLHQGIQDILRLRSEWIRQHIPSVMVAGQEPSHWFG
- a CDS encoding alpha/beta fold hydrolase, whose protein sequence is MDYIWRGYPIRYQRAGAAGAPVVLVHGFGASSDHWRHNLAVLGQHHQAFALDLLGFGGSAKPLPGTDITYTFETWGALVADFIREVVGQPAAVAGNSIGGIVALQAAVFAPERVTQVALLNPSLRLLHRRKRQELPWYRRWGAPLFQNLLGWEPFGVWFFQRLAQPRVIRQVLQQAYARRKSVTDELVQLLYKPSQDPGAAQVFLAFVRYSDGPLLADLLPQVTCPVLLVWGEADPWEPLALGKNLAAQFPQVIEFITLPGVGHCPQDEAPELVNPLLLAWLNAQSSPLGKV
- the trxB gene encoding thioredoxin-disulfide reductase; protein product: MGSPVVENVVIIGSGPAGYTAAIYAGRANLKPVVFTGFERGGPAGGQLMTTAEVENFPGFPAGLTGPELMERMQAQAVRWGAELIPEDVIRVDLRQRPFVLQAAERELRAQTVIIATGATAKRLHLPSEAKFWNLGISACAICDGASPLFRGVELAVIGGGDTACEEAVYLTKYGAQVHLLVRSDRLRASKTMQERVLRHAKITVHWHTEAVDVFGNGTLSGVRVRNKQTQQEQDLAVGGLFYAIGHTPNTDLFQGQIELDATGYVVTRPGSVATSVPGVFACGDVQDHEYRQAVTAAGTGCMAALLAERWLAEQDLAQEFTAPVSATVTPAAANPVPEKSAEFNPHLTMQTGSFALRKLYHSTEKPLLVMYKAPSCGPCRSLKPILEKMVQEFTDQMYFVLIDIDQDPEIAEAAGVTGTPTVHLFQRKERLQEWRGVKSKSEYREAIQRCLAVTSR